In Petrotoga sp. 9PWA.NaAc.5.4, the genomic window AAATTTTCATTTTAACGTGCCAAAGAAAGTTGGTCAAATTGAAAGTTAAAGAGCTTTAATGCTCGCCTACTGAGGCATGTGGAATAGAAATAGATAAAAAGTTATCTATTTCTTTAATCCGCGGCCGTGAGCCGCTTTTTTTATAAGGAGGTGCTCTTTTGCTAACTAAAGAAAAAAAGAAAAGTTTGATAGATGAATTCATCCAGGCTCTTCAAAATTCACCTATCATTTTATTTGTTGATTTTACAGGAATGTCTGTGGATCAGACAAACGCTTTTAGAATAGAATTATTTAAAAATTTTGGAAAGGATGTCACTTTTAAAGTTTATAGAACATCACTTTTAAAAACCGCTTCAAAATTAGCGTCAATGGAAAAAGATTACCAAAAATTCTTTGAAGGTAGCACAGGAGTAATTTATGCGAAAGACCGTGACCCCATAGAGGTATTAAAAGTAGTTCAAAAATTTTCTGATTCAAATAACCAACTTCCTCAGATAAAAGGTGGTATTTTAGAAGGAGCAATAATTGATGCTGAGAAAGTAAAAGAATATTCCAAACTACCTTCAAAACAGGAACTTTATGCTATGTTAGCAAGGTCATTAAACAGTCCTATATCTGGCTTAGTAAATGTTTTATCCGGTACTTTGAGAAGCTTTTTATATGTTTTAAATGCAATTAAAGAAAACAAATAAAATATTTTATGGAGGTGTTTT contains:
- the rplJ gene encoding 50S ribosomal protein L10, whose translation is MLTKEKKKSLIDEFIQALQNSPIILFVDFTGMSVDQTNAFRIELFKNFGKDVTFKVYRTSLLKTASKLASMEKDYQKFFEGSTGVIYAKDRDPIEVLKVVQKFSDSNNQLPQIKGGILEGAIIDAEKVKEYSKLPSKQELYAMLARSLNSPISGLVNVLSGTLRSFLYVLNAIKENK